The following DNA comes from Pristis pectinata isolate sPriPec2 chromosome 8, sPriPec2.1.pri, whole genome shotgun sequence.
CCCTCAAACTCACACTTGAACGGCTTCTCACCTGTGTGAATTTAACAACAAATATACAGTCAGAAATTGTCTGCCATGTCTGTGTTCATATGTTAAAGCTGCAGCTGCCCGCATTGTTTATTAGTTCATTATTGTCTCAGCCCTGTCTCTATCAAAGACCAACAAATCCAGCAAAGTCTAAACACTGTAAAGAACATCTGTGCTTTAATAACCCCTTTATTCTGCAATTAACTTTTTCACTTTAATAATGTAATATAATTTTAAGTATAAATCTCATTTAGGTTAAGTCTTGAACTGTGACCTCGTTTGTTTAATAAGGCGTTTTGATGGCGTTACAACTAAAGTTTGAAACCCTCTCCTTTTGCCCTACATTCAGGGGGGAAACGGCTTGGAAGATGGTGTGCAACCTCTCCGTAAATTGTAGTTCCCTGCAGACGCACTTCGGCAGTTTGATTTCTTTCCTTCGATCAAAAACACAACGAAATAACCTCACGGAATACACAATCAAACTTCATGCGGAGACGGCAGCCGCGGCTGGAAGGCAGCTGAGGCCAAGATGTGAATGAACGGTTCTCTCTAATCCTCGATAAATGGAATAAGCTGCCGTAATAAAAGACAAACGCGCGCATCTTTCGAATGGTCTTCGGAAGCTCCCCCGGCGCTGGCGGGCAGCGGGAAACAACCATTTCGCCATCGGGAGAGTGAATGTTTTCCGACCAGTTTCACAAGAGCCGAAGCAACATCTCCGCCAAGTAACTGGGAAAATGTGAGGCGCGGAATGAATGGAACAGTTTGTGGGGGAGCAGCCCGGTGCAGGGGCCAGCGTTATCAGTGCCCGCGGGGTCACGCCGAGTGCGGCTGGGGAGAGCGCGGCCCCTCGTTCCCCTTACCTGTGTGCGTCCGCTTGTGGATCTTGAGGTTTTCCGACCTGGCGAATATTTTCCCACATCCCGGGAAGGGACAGGGAAAGGTTTCTCGCCCGTGTGCACCCGGATGTGGTTGATCAATTTGTATTGGCCTAAGGACTTGCCCGCCCTGGAGCAGTGCTTCCCAGTAGCAGATGTGATTGGTGTGCTCGGGTCCGCCGACGTGTTCCACGGCCAGGTGGGCCACCAACTCGTGCATGCTGCCGAAAGTCCGCTCGCAAGTGGTTTTGTGCGGTTGGACTGAACCTCGTCCATCCACTTGCAGGGCAATTCCCTGTTTGATGGGCTTGCCTCATGTAGCGGAAGAAAGCGCCGGGTCCCTGGTGCCCCGTCACGTCATTCCCACAGTCATGTTCATCGGGTTGTAGTTGTGGAGCTGCGCTGCCGAGTAGGGCTCGGTCCGCGGGCTGCTCACGCCCCGGTAAGGGTCTGCCCTCCCGAACAGCTCACCGTGTAAGCCCAGGCGCATCTGGCTGTTCACGACGTGTCCGGCGGCGGGCGAGTGGCCGGAGCTCTGTTCGTGGAGTCCTGGGAACAGGAGGTGTCCCGGGGCGTCCGGCATGCCCGCGGGTCCGTGCATCCCCCCGGCGGGCGAGGTGAACAGGCCGTGCTGGGAGCCCGCGGGAGCAGAGTCCCCGATAGCGCCGCTCCGGTTGCGGAACAGGAACTCCCGGCTGGCGTTGAACGGCGTCCCGCCGTAGGAGCCAACCTGGCCGGCGTGAGGAGCCAAGGCTGCGGTGTAGCCCGATCCCTGCGGGTGAAAGCGGAGGTCTGGACTGGCCGAGATCTCGTGAGCCCCCGGGCTGAGTTTGAAGGCTCCAGGGGTGAGGCGAGTCGCAGAAGGGACCGAGCCCCAGTGCCGGCTCTCGGCTGGGCATGTCATGGTGCCGGGGGCTCCCGAAACCACCCACCCCCAGCGTGGGGAACTGGGGGCCACCATCGAGCAGCATCGCCATCTCCCCAAAATGCGCTCGCTCCGGGGGGATCGGGAGCAGATGGCGCGGcccggaggaggagggggggcggGAGACCCTGAACTTTGCAAAATGTCTCGGTTCAGTCCCTTTGCATTAGAAACGCCTTTTGATGGACTCGCGCTGTTCAAAAAAACCCAAACTCCAGGAGCGATTGTTGCTCACAGCCAGACACCTCCTCTTCAATAGGCTGATGTTCTCACACTGATAGAGTCAATCACTCAACTCCAGCACACAACCCAACTCCAGAGGCAACCCGCAACCAGCCAATCACAGCAAGAGGCTCTTGCCATCACGTGAGCGTCATGCTGTGTGTCGATTGGAAGAGGCCCAGTTGACTGGCACAAATTGCCATTAAAAATTCAAGAGGCGCACAGTTTCTTGATTCCGATTGGTTGATTCTGAGGGTTATTTACAGGTATGGCACCTCCATGTTATCGCCCTTGATTAATTATGCCTAGTTCAGCCTGATTTGCATCTTACTCTTCCATTTAATTTCAGGAGCAGCGGTTAAGATGTGCTGTATATTTGGACTTAATTGCACGCAACCAGTGGCACCGCGTAGAAGGGCAAATCCGCTCTTTGTGCGCCCCCACTGCGTTCAGACCATTTGTTCCGCTGCGGATTCCTTTTAGAAGTAGAGATTTGTACACTAGACAGGGTCGAGAAATGCACAGCTCTTGCGTCAATCAATCTACACGCACATTTTCGTTGGAGAGCGGCGAGGGTTGGAGAGACTTCCAATGTATCCCTGACCATCTCAAACACTGAATGTGCAAGGGGGTTGTTCCCcaccccgcccccgccccccacccttGAACCAGCCTTTACCCATGTTGGTTAAATTGGTCCCTTGAGTTCATGATGAAAAAGAACCTTcctgccatttaaaaaaatgttttgaggATTTCAGCGGCAATAAATGTAAAATCTCTAAAGCTGAAGGGTCTTGTTCAAGCTGGTTCCACAGGAGGTTTCTGTCTGCACGAGTCTTTAGAAGTTAACTGTTATTTACAACACTCGCTTAGGATATTTTCCTGACAGTGTAACGCAATATGAGGGTTACCGCTGCACCTGGTTATTATAAGGAAGGGGAAAAAATCTACAGTTCTTTTGTGATTATTGGTATTGTTTAATTATGCTTTTTAATTTAAACAAATCCTCGTGAAAAAGTCTGTCTTTCAGTTGTCGCGAGTAACAATTTTTATGGCGCAATTTCTACCGAGTCGGTTTTGCACgcacgcccacacacacacacacacacacacacacacacacacacacaaaggtgtAGCTGTGTTTGCAAGGAAAGGCTCGGGAAGGTCTAGGATTGCGATATCCTGGGATTCTCCCAGCCAAAGTCTGGCCATTGAGCGGTTTGCACAGAACTGCCCCGCCTCGCTGCAGGGACATAAAATCTGATCAAGTTCAGAGATGCATTGAGACTCTGCTTCATGCAGAGCTTTATAACACGATTCTTTGACGGCCCTTATCCCCAACAGTACATTGGAAAGAACTTTACTTCCCTTTTTTTAGTTTAGCAGAGCTGAGATTTCAATTGTAGCCCCACAGACATCTGCCGTTCCTGTTCCCATAAACGCACTCAGTCCACAGGCTTAGAGGCGAAAACACAGCCAGAAGGTGAGTTCTTTGCAACGGTAAataataagatacctttattcaaCATGCTTTTAGAGAGAAAATATACGTGACTTAGCCAGATTTCCTTAACGCCAGCGACTCACGGGGTAAAAAGCTTCCTTATTTTTTTCAATACCTTCCTCGCAAACGATTTGGTTGTAAAGGTGGACGCTTTAGTAACTTGAACCCGTTGTGCTATGGATGTGTTTGTCGATTGTTGTCGGGGTCCTGAATGCGTGAATTAAGGATCTGCATGCAACCGGCGCAAGCCGCTCGCAATCCGTGGTTTTTCACTTTAAATTGCAATTTTGCAAAAACCTCTCAATGAATTATCCAGGACTTGCCCCGCACAGTGGCGGCGAAACTCCTTCGAGAATATTCCACGT
Coding sequences within:
- the zic3 gene encoding LOW QUALITY PROTEIN: zinc finger protein ZIC 3 (The sequence of the model RefSeq protein was modified relative to this genomic sequence to represent the inferred CDS: inserted 5 bases in 4 codons; deleted 3 bases in 2 codons) — protein: MAMLLDGGPQFPTLGVGGFGSPRHHDMPSREPALGLGPFCDSPHXPGAFKLSPGAHEISASPDLRFHPQGSGYTAALAPHAGQVGSYGGTPFNASREFLFRNRSGAIGDSAPAGSQHGLFTSPAGGMHGPAGMPDAPGHLLFPGLHEQSSGHSPAAGHVVNSQMRLGLHGELFGRADPYRGVSSPRTEPYSAAQLHNYNPMNMTVGXDVTGHQGPGAFFRYMRQPSNRELPCKWMDEVQSNRXKTTCERTFGSMHELVAHLAVEHVGGPEHTNHICYWEHCSRAGKSLGQYKLINHIRVHTGEKPXPCPFPGCGKIFARSENLKIHKRTHTGEKPFKCEFEGCDRRFANSSDRKKHMHVHTSDKPYICRMCDKSYTHPSSLRKHMKVHESQGSDSSPAPSSGYESSTPPALLSSNTEDPSKSAAPVAQNNPNHNPPLPPNFNEWYV